Genomic segment of Ralstonia pickettii:
AGGCCGGCATCGGCTACATGACGATGAATGCGCGCGAGTTCCTGCAGACCGATGTGGTGCTGCTGGGCATCCTGCTGTATGCGCTGCTCGGCAAGCTGGCGGATTGGTTGTCGCGCGGGCTGGAACGTTACTGGCTGCGCTGGCACCCCGGATATCAAGCGGCCGCCTGAGGCTGAATTGGAGAGACGTATGCAAAGCAACGCCACTGAACACGCCGCGCTGGCCGGTACCGCCTTGCACATCGAGCACGTCGTCAAACGCTATGGCGACCGTGAAGTGCTGCACGGCATCGATCTGGACATCACCCCGGGCGAGTTTGTCGTCATCGTCGGGCGCAGCGGCTGCGGCAAGAGCACGCTGCTGCGGTTGATTGCCGGGCTGGAAGGCATTGACGACGGCCACCTGCGTCGCGACGGTGAAGCCGAAGACGGCCTGCACGACGATGCCCGCGTGATGTTCCAGGACGCCCGTCTGTTGCCGTGGAAGAAAGTGCTCGACAACGTCGCGCTGGGCTTGCCGAAAACACAGCGTGCGCAAGCCGCTGAAGTGCTTGCGCAAGTCGGACTGGCCGAGCGGGCAGGGGAATGGCCGGCACGCCTGTCAGGCGGACAGCGCCAGCGCGTGGCATTGGCGCGTGCGCTGGTGCATCGACCGCGCCTGCTGCTGCTGGACGAGCCGCTGGGCGCGCTTGATGCGCTGACCCGCATCGACATGCAGAACCTCATCGAAGGCCTGTGGCAACGCCTGGGCTTTACCGCCGTGCTCGTCACGCACGACGTGGCCGAGGCGGTGGCGCTGGCCGACCGTGTGGTGCTGATCGAAGACGGCCGCATTGCGCTGGATGAGCGCGTCGATCTGCCGCGTCCGCGCCATCGCGGCTCGCCCGCGTTTGCGCGGCTGGAAGAAGCGATCCTCAACCGCGTGATGCAACGCAAGAGCGATCCGGACGAACTGACCGATGTGCGTTCGCACACGGCGTGGGCATCACCCTTTGACGTGTCCGCCACATCCGTGCGCTGGGCCGTGTAAGGCGCTGCAAACCTTTCTCCTGAAAACATTCATTGGCACGTAGTGCCGTTGTCATCTAAGAAGGAACATCATGAGCATCCAAGCGATTAACGTACGCAACCAGTTTCGCGGGCAGATCAAAGAGATCATCCGGGGCGACGTGCTCTCGGAGATCGACGTGGAGACCCCGGCCGGCATCGTCACCTCGGTCATCACCACGCGCTCGGTCGACAGCCTCGGCCTGAAGATCGGCAGCGAAGTGGTTGCGCTGGTGAAGGCGACTGAAGTCTCGATCGCCAAACTGTAAGGACGGGGAGGAGACGGCGACCCGACAAGGAGCCTCACCCATGAGCCTGATGCACACCACAGCACTCGCACAATTTCTCGGTACGCTGCCGAGCGCGCCCGCGCCAGATCGCCACTTGTGGCGTGATGCCACGGGCCGCGTGCAGGGTCAGTTCTTCCACTGCGCGCTCACCAGCCTGTTCGAACCGGTCTGGCAGCTTGCCGCCGATGGCGCCTTGACCCCTGCGGGCCACGAAGCCCTGATGCGCACCTGGACGCGCGACGGCGATCTGGGCCTGAACCCGTGGAAGGTGTTTTCGCTGGCGTCGGATGACAGCACGCTGGTCGAACTGGACCGCCTGTGCCGGCTGGTGCATACGCTCAACTATTTCTCGCGCACCGATGCGAGGCGACTGGTCGTCAATGTGCATGGCCGGTTGCTGGCGGCGGTGGCGGCCGACCACGGCAAGGCATTCCACCGTGCGGTGACGGTGCTGGGGCTGCACCCGGAGCAATTCGTCATCCAGGTGCCATCCACAGCCAATGACGATCTGGGGCTGCTGCTGTTTGTGGTCGATAACTACCGGCGCAACGGTTTTGCCGTGGCGGTGCAGGCATCGGACCCGGCGGAAGCCGGCGCGCTGCTCGTGCATGCCCGGCCCGCCTATCTGAAGCTCGATGCACGGCGCGACTGGCGTACACGAAACGTGGTGTCGCTGGCCGATTCCGCACGTGAGCTGGGCGTGACGCTGGCCTTGCGGCGTTGCGAGCGCCCAAGCGACCTGGAACTGGCACGCGCAGCGGGTATCACGTATGTGCAGGGCAGCATCCTGCCCGGCGCGGAATCGGAGCCGGAACCTGCGCCCACGCCACAGGTGGTGCCGATGGCGCAGGCCCCGCTGGTGCAACAGCAGCAAAGCGCCACCGGCCTTTCTCTGACGCAGTGAGCACGACCTCATGGCACGCAGCGCACCCGCAACCACATCGGACGCACCTGTCTGGCAATGGCCGGCAGACGCCGTCATCCTGACCGTTCCCGGTTTGCATGGCAGTGGCCCGGGTCACTGGCAGACACGGTGGGAGCAGCGCTTCCCGGCGTGGCGCCGGGTGGAGCAGGCCGATTGGTCAACGCCCGACTTGCCGCGCTGGTCCGCCCGTGTAGGCGAAGCGGTGCGAGCGGCGCTTGCAGAGCGTCCGCCCACGCGCAGCAAGCGCCCTGTGATTCTGGTCGCGCACAGCTTTGGCTGCCTGGCATCGTTGCATTGGGCGGTGCAGACCAAGGAAGCCGTGGCGGCGGTGTTGCTCGTCGCGCCTGCCGATCCGGACAAATTTGGTGTGCGGGATCTGCTCCCGGGCCGCACGCTGCCGTTCCCAGCCACCCTTATCGCCAGTCGAAACGACCCCTGGATGCCGCAAGGCAGCGCCATCGACTGGGCCGCGCGGTGGGGCACCGAGTTCATTGACGCTGGCGAGGCCGGCCATATCAACGCAGATTCGAATCTCGGTAATTGGAACGACGGCTTGGCAGTGCTCGATCGCCTGATCGGCAGAGCAAGTGCACAGGACACCACCCGCGACGGCGCCGACTGGCAAGCGCAATGGGATGTCTTACCGAGCACCCCTTATATCTAAAACGGTGATGCACATGCGCAAATATTCGTTTTCGTCATAAGAACAGTCCGCCACAATCGGTTCATCTGCAGATCGGCCGCAGTGTTGTGCGCTGCGGCCATTTTTATCGGTGCGCTGATGAGCCTGTCTTCCGCGTTTTCTCTCCCCAAGCGGCGTAAGCCCGCCAACGTGCTCCCGGGGTTCGGGCTGGCGCTGGGGTTCTCGCTCCTATACCTCGCGCTGATCGTCCTGATCCCGCTGTCGGCAACCGTCCTCAAGACGTTCACCATGACCTGGGACGCATTCTGGACGACAGTCACCGCACCGCGCGTGGTGGCGTCGTACAAGCTGACCTTTGGCGCATCGCTGATCGCTGCGGTAATCAACCTTGTCTTCGGGCTGATCGTGGCGTGGGTGCTGGTGCGCTACCGCTTTCCGGGCAAGCGGTTGATCGATGCGCTGGTCGACCTGCCGTTTGCGCTGCCGACTGCGGTGGCCGGCATTGCGCTGACCGCGTTGTATGCACCGAATGGCTGGATTGGCTCGCGGCTGGAACCGCTGGGGCTGAAGGTCGCGTTCACACCGCTGGGCATCGTGGTGGCGCTCACGTTCATCGGCTTGCCGTTTGTCGTGCGCACGGTGCAGCCGGTGCTCGAAGATCTGGAGACCGAACTGGAAGAGGCCGCTGCCAGCCTGGGTGCCACGCGCTGGCAGACCTTCATTCGCGTGATCCTGCCGACCTTGCTGCCTGCATTGCTGACCGGTTTCGCGCTGGCGTTTGCGCGTGCCACGGGCGA
This window contains:
- a CDS encoding ATP-binding cassette domain-containing protein, with protein sequence MQSNATEHAALAGTALHIEHVVKRYGDREVLHGIDLDITPGEFVVIVGRSGCGKSTLLRLIAGLEGIDDGHLRRDGEAEDGLHDDARVMFQDARLLPWKKVLDNVALGLPKTQRAQAAEVLAQVGLAERAGEWPARLSGGQRQRVALARALVHRPRLLLLDEPLGALDALTRIDMQNLIEGLWQRLGFTAVLVTHDVAEAVALADRVVLIEDGRIALDERVDLPRPRHRGSPAFARLEEAILNRVMQRKSDPDELTDVRSHTAWASPFDVSATSVRWAV
- a CDS encoding TOBE domain-containing protein produces the protein MSIQAINVRNQFRGQIKEIIRGDVLSEIDVETPAGIVTSVITTRSVDSLGLKIGSEVVALVKATEVSIAKL
- a CDS encoding EAL domain-containing protein, which codes for MSLMHTTALAQFLGTLPSAPAPDRHLWRDATGRVQGQFFHCALTSLFEPVWQLAADGALTPAGHEALMRTWTRDGDLGLNPWKVFSLASDDSTLVELDRLCRLVHTLNYFSRTDARRLVVNVHGRLLAAVAADHGKAFHRAVTVLGLHPEQFVIQVPSTANDDLGLLLFVVDNYRRNGFAVAVQASDPAEAGALLVHARPAYLKLDARRDWRTRNVVSLADSARELGVTLALRRCERPSDLELARAAGITYVQGSILPGAESEPEPAPTPQVVPMAQAPLVQQQQSATGLSLTQ
- a CDS encoding RBBP9/YdeN family alpha/beta hydrolase — translated: MARSAPATTSDAPVWQWPADAVILTVPGLHGSGPGHWQTRWEQRFPAWRRVEQADWSTPDLPRWSARVGEAVRAALAERPPTRSKRPVILVAHSFGCLASLHWAVQTKEAVAAVLLVAPADPDKFGVRDLLPGRTLPFPATLIASRNDPWMPQGSAIDWAARWGTEFIDAGEAGHINADSNLGNWNDGLAVLDRLIGRASAQDTTRDGADWQAQWDVLPSTPYI
- the cysT gene encoding sulfate ABC transporter permease subunit CysT: MSLSSAFSLPKRRKPANVLPGFGLALGFSLLYLALIVLIPLSATVLKTFTMTWDAFWTTVTAPRVVASYKLTFGASLIAAVINLVFGLIVAWVLVRYRFPGKRLIDALVDLPFALPTAVAGIALTALYAPNGWIGSRLEPLGLKVAFTPLGIVVALTFIGLPFVVRTVQPVLEDLETELEEAAASLGATRWQTFIRVILPTLLPALLTGFALAFARATGEYGSVIFIAGNMPMVSEITPLMIYSKLEQFDYAGATAIAVVMLGISFTLLLVINLLQAWTRRRGNRNDTIERAPEPSTAHAAAGA